The Natronosporangium hydrolyticum nucleotide sequence CGCCGATCGCACCGACCCGGCCGCGTCGCAGCGATCGGGCGGTCGGGTGCGGGCCGGCGTACCCGAGCTGTCGGGCGGTGCTCAGGATTCGTTCCCGGAGTTCGGGTGAGAGCTGGTCGGGCCGGCTGTAGGCGTTGGAGACGGTGCTGCGGGATACGCCGACCGCGTCGGCTACCGACTGCAGGGTCACCTTCATGGCAGTGCTCGCTTCTGTATCGATCTAGTGGCTCTAGATCGATACAGTACGGGAGTAGTACGGCCCCGCACTAGCGGCTTGACTATGAATCAGCTCACAGCGGGACTGTGATCAATGTGCCGGTGTCGCCGTCCGGCGCGTGCGTGGTGACCCGCAGTTCGGTCAACTGGTCCCGGTCGGCCGAGACCGCCGCCTCCAGCTCCAGCGGACGCGGCTGCTGCGCCGTCCCGTAGCCATCGACCGGCACCCGCCAGCTACCCACCGGCTCCGAGGTGCCGTCACGGTAGACCAGCAGCAGCTGACACTCGAGCGGGCCGGTCAACGCCGACAACTCAAAAGCGACGTGGGTGCCCCAATCGCGGCTGGTCAGCACCACCTCGGCCGAGACCCCGGAGTCAGGATCGGCCGCGGTGAAGTGTTCCCGCTCGCCAGATATCGACGGAGCCTGGGTCTGGCCAGCGACCGGCGCACCGCCCTCGGGGCCGAGCCAGTTGACGCCCGCGAAGAGCGAGAAGCCCGCCAGCGCCACCGCCGCGGCGACGGCCACCGCCGAGACCAGCCGTCGCCGCCGATGAGAGCGGCGCCGGTCGGCGTGCACCGACTCGGTCAACCGGTCCAGCAGCGCCGGATCGTCCAGCTCCCGCAACGAGATCGGATCGACATCGGCGAGCAGCGAGCTGACTGGCAGCAGCTGCTCGAGCTCGACCGCGCAGCTCGGGCACTCCGCCAGATGCCGCTCGCAGCCTTCAATCTCGGCCGGGTCGAGCACCCCTAAGGCATACGCGGCGACATCCCAGTGCACCGCCTCCGGCGGCTCCGGCCGCAGATGGTTCGCCATCAGCCGGTCACTCCTCGCTGCTCCAACGCCTGCCGCAGCGCGCGTAGGGCGTAGTAGACGCGGGACTTCGCGGTGCCCAGCGGCAGCCCCAGGACATCGGCGGCCTCGGGCACCGTGCGGCCACGAAAGTAGGTCTCCAGCAGAATCTCACGGTGGGCGTAGCTGAGACTGCGGAGCGCCTCGGTCACGGTCATCGACCGGAGTACGTGGTCGGTCTCGTCGGCGACGGCGAACCCATCCAGCTCTTGATCGTAGGTCTCCGGTGGGCGAGCCTTATGGCTCCGATGGTTGTCGATCGCGATCCGTCGCGCCACCGTGACCAACCAGGGGCGGATCGAGGTCTGCCCCTGGGCGCGCAGCTTGTGCGCGTTTCGCCAGGCGCGCATCAGCGTCTCCTGGACGATGTCCTCGGCGCGCTGCCGGTCGCCCCCGGTCAGCCGCAGCACGAAGGCGAGCAGCGGAGCGGCGTGTTGATCGTAGAGTGTCCGCACCAGAGCGTCCTCCCGGTGGCTAGCCGGGGACGGCGGGGCGGCCTTTCGGTGAGCCGGTCGTCGAACCACGGGACCATCATGGCGGTTGCGCGGGGCCACGTCGAGAGGTCCGGAACGTTGTGCTGGCAACACCATTGTCCGTCTCCTCCCGTGCCGGGTTACTCCGTAAACATGTTCAACCGCCCCCGCAGGGGCGGCTGCCAGGTAGTACGGCCCGGGGGCCGGCTCGGATCAGTCGGGATTCAGTAACTCGCGAATGAGCGAAGCGGCGCGCGGGGGCCGAACCGGGGGGCGGCGACCCCGGCCGCTGCCAGCAGTGTGCACACCCGACCCCGGTGGCCCCGGAACGGCGCGAGTAGCTCCAGCATGCGGGCGTCGTCGCCGCGGGCCTCGCCGGCCAGCGCCCAGGCAACGGTGTTGGGAATGTGGTAGTCGCCGACGCTTACCGCGTCCGGATCGCCGAAGACGGTGCGGACCACCTCGGCCGCCGTC carries:
- a CDS encoding anti-sigma factor family protein: MANHLRPEPPEAVHWDVAAYALGVLDPAEIEGCERHLAECPSCAVELEQLLPVSSLLADVDPISLRELDDPALLDRLTESVHADRRRSHRRRRLVSAVAVAAAVALAGFSLFAGVNWLGPEGGAPVAGQTQAPSISGEREHFTAADPDSGVSAEVVLTSRDWGTHVAFELSALTGPLECQLLLVYRDGTSEPVGSWRVPVDGYGTAQQPRPLELEAAVSADRDQLTELRVTTHAPDGDTGTLITVPL
- a CDS encoding sigma-70 family RNA polymerase sigma factor, which produces MVLPAQRSGPLDVAPRNRHDGPVVRRPAHRKAAPPSPASHREDALVRTLYDQHAAPLLAFVLRLTGGDRQRAEDIVQETLMRAWRNAHKLRAQGQTSIRPWLVTVARRIAIDNHRSHKARPPETYDQELDGFAVADETDHVLRSMTVTEALRSLSYAHREILLETYFRGRTVPEAADVLGLPLGTAKSRVYYALRALRQALEQRGVTG